The nucleotide sequence CGTGCTGTCGTTGGAGCTGAGTGCATAGATCGGCGCTTCGGCGCGCAGCGCCGCTTCCTGGGCGTCGCGCATGATGGCGTGGTCTCCGTTGCTGACACCATCACTGATCAACACGATTATGTTTCGGGTACCGAGCTCAGGCTGTTTACGCAGTTGTTCGCTCGCGAAGACAACGGCGTCGTAGAGCGCCGTATCGCCTTCGACCTTGAGGTTCTGCAGAGCATTCGTCAACTTTTTGAGGTCGTTCGTGAAGCCTTGCTCCAAGTGTGGCTTCTGGTTGAAGCCAACCACCATCGCTTTATCTACCGCTGGTCGAAGAATCTTCTTGAAGAAGGCGTTCGCGGCTTCCTTCTCGAACTTGAAACGGTAATTGACCGAACCGCTGATATCGATCAACAGCACAACGCGCAAGCTCTCCTGTTCGAACGTGTGGATTCGCTCCGGAGGTCGATGGTCATCAAGCACCTCGAAGTCATGCATCGTGAGATTGCTTATAAAGCGGCCCTTGCGGTCCACGACTGTAAAGAGAAGCTGGACCTCGTCGACGCGCTTCTTGTATGTAAACGAATCTTCCGTGAAGGCTTCAGTATTGTTAAGTGCCGCAATGCTCGGCTGTGGCGGGACTTGGCCACGGAGTTCGAGACCAGGCATAACCGTGATCGATATGCAGGCGATCAGGGCAAATCGCAACGTGCGCGTCCAATTCGAAACGGACACAGCATCCTCCAAAAGAGAAATCGGAGGCCCAATGCTGAGATTGGAACCGGCACCCCGCCGGCTCACCCCAAGAGTGGAGAGATTCTAGCTTGATTCAAGGATTGTGGCTAGGTGCTGTCCTGTGAGCTTCGCTGAAGTTTGGCACTACTCGAAGGCTTAGCTTGCGCCGGTGCTGGCGAGTGCATTGTTGGGCGCGGCTGGATACTCGCCTTCCCACTTGGCGACGACCACCGTCGCCAGACAGTTGCCGATCACGTTCACCGTGGTGCGGGCCATGTCCATCAGTTGATCAATTCCCAGCAGAATGAACACGGGCTCGGTTGGAAGGCCGAATGAACCTACTGTTCCGAGCAGGATGATGATCGACGCTCGCGACACGCCGGCGGTGCCCTTGCTTGTCAACATAAGTGTCAGCAGCAAAAGGAGTTGCTGGCCGAAACTCAGGTGAATTCCGGCGACCTGGGCGACGAAGATGGCGCCCAAGGACTGGTACAGGCTGGAGCCATCAAGGTTGAAACTGTAGCCCGTCGGCATGACGAACGCGACGATCTTTCGCGGTACGCCAATTCCTTCCATCGCCTCCATGGCACGTGGAAGAGCCGCCTCCGAACTGCTGGTCCCGAAGGCGATGGAGGCCGGTTCGGCGACCGCCTTCGCGAATTTTCGGATGGGCACCCGGAACCAGAACGCAATCGGCAAAAGCACACCGAAGATGAAGATGATAAGCGCGATGTAGAGAGTCGCAAGCAGCTTGGCGAGATTAACAAGCACGCCTAGGCCAGTGTGACCAACTGTGTAGGCGATGGCAGCGCCTACACCAAAAGGTGCAAACAGCATCACGATGTTCGTGAACTTGAACATCACCTCGGCAAGGCTGTCGGTGAACGCCAGCATCGGACGCCGCTTGTCCTCACGTACCATCGCCAGGCCGATGCCGAAGATGATGGCAAACACCACAACCTGGAGCACCTGTCCTTCGGCAACGGACTTCGCGAGATTCTCCGGGAAGATGTGCAGGATGATTTCCGAAGCGGTGTGTTTAGTGGTTGGTAAAGTTTCGGAGGCGATCTGCGGTAGCTGAACCCCGACCCCAGCTTTACTGATATTGATGGCAGCCAGGCCGATGAACAGGGCAATAGTGGTAACGACTTCGAAATAGATGATCGCCTTAATGCCCATGCGACCGACCTTCTTCAGGTCGGCGTGTCCGGCGATGCCGCTCACGAGCGTTGCGAAGAGAAGAGGCGCAATGATCGTCTTGATCAGCTGGAGGAAAATTTGCGAGAGCACGCGCAGGTTGGTCGCGATACCGGGCCAGTCATGGCCGATTTCCGCGCCCACGAACATGCTGACCACGATCCATGTAGTCAGATTGCGGCGAACTACGCCATACGCAATGAAGGTCGCGAGAAAAACCCAGCGGGCGGCGAACAGGACGGAGTGGGGCAGCGCCAGTAGTCCGAGATACGTTGCGCTCTGCAACAGTCCCGCTAAGGCTAGTGTGGCTAAGGCGGCGAACAGGAGTTGCCGTTTCATGTCACCGTTCTGAAGATGGATTCTAAGAACGCTACCGCAGCAAATCTTCCAACTCGACTCCGCGATCGGTCTTCTCGTCGCGATATTTCACGATCACCGGCGCATACAGCGAAAGCCCCCATTCCTGGCCTTTGCCTTTGGAAACGGCACGCGAGCCGGGAACCACCACCGCACCCTCTGGCACCACCAGGCACTGATCGTGTGAGGAGCGGTAGATTTCACCTTTTATCAGATCGAACAACGGTGTTGACCGTGTAAGAACCGTTCCGGCGCCCAGCACAGCGCGAGCCCGGACCTGCGTGCCTTCGTAGACGCCGCAGTTCCCGCCGATCAGTACGTCATCCTCAATCACGACCGGCGAAGCATTGATCGGCTCGAGCACGCCGCCGACCTGCGCCGCCGCGCTGATATGAACTCGTTTTCCGACTTGCGCGCATGAACCCACAAGCGCGTGCGAATCCACCAGGGTGCCTTCATCCACATACGCCCCCACGTTGATGTACATGGGCGGCATGCAGATCACCGAGGGCGCCACGTAAGCGCCTTCACGTACTGACGACCCGCCGGGGACAATGCGAATCCTGTCTTCGATACGGAACTGGCGAACGGGAAAAGTGTCCTTATCGACAAACGACAGATCTTCGCATCCCATCTCCATCAGTTCGCCGATCCGGAAGCCCAGGAGGATTCCTTGCTTTACCCAGATGTTGACGCGCCATTCGCCGTCCACTTTTTCGGCAGCACGAATTTCGCCTTTGCTCAGGGCGTCGCGGAAGTCTCCAAAGACGCCACGAGCTCCCGAGACGTTACGTGCCTCCGGCCCAAGGGCATACAGCCGTTCGATTCCTGCCTGCAGTGGATGCATTCAGCTCAGTATAAATGCTCCCCTTAACTCTCACCGACAGTTTTTCGCCGGCGGATTCCATCCATCGCCGTAGCAGCTTGCATCCTAAAAACCGTGGATTCCTTATCTCCCATCCTGCGGCGGACTCTTGTCTTGGTGGCCCATCCTGACGACGAGGCAGTTGGTTGCGGTCTGCTGTTGCAGCAGATGACAGACCCGATCGTCATTTTCGCAACGGATGGAGCACCGCGAGCGCAGTTCTTCTGGAGGGACCACGAGTCTAGAGAAAGCTATGCCAGGCTCCGGGCGCAGGAAGCTCGAAGCGCACTTGCTTGCGTGGGTGTTGAGCATTTCCATTTCCTGCATGATGCGAATGTCGTCGCCGACCAGGAACTCTTCCTCAATCTTGAATGTGCCTTTGGGGCATTGGCTCGGGTCATCGAGACCGAACTGCCGGATGCCATCCTCACGCTTGCATACGAAGGTGGCCATCCCGACCACGACGCCTGCAGTTTCCTGGCAGCGGCAGCGGGTGTGAAGTTCGAATTACCGATCTGGGAAATGCCTCTGTATCACCGTAGAAACGGAAGCTTGGAGCGTCAATCGTTTCTAGCGGGAGAAGGCATCCAGGTCCTGGCTACGGCCGACACAGTCGCAAGGAAGCAGGCGATGTTTGCCGAGTATGCGTCGCAGGCGCAGGTTCTTTGCGATTTCGCTTGTGAAACTGAAGTCGTCCGCCCGGCCCCTATCTACGATTTTTCGCGGAACCCGCACGACGGAGAATTGAACTACGAAGCCTGGCAATGGCCGATGCGAGGTGAAGACCTGTGCCGGGCCTTTGAGAAATTCCTGCATCCATCAGAAACAATCGTGAGAAAGCGTGAATGGCGTACCGCAGCCTGAGAAGACCAAGCGATTCCGTGCATCCGCGCCGAATTCTATACGTTGCCTATCCGTTGTTGCCCGTCAGCCACGAAAGCTGCGGCGGCGCCGAGCAGATGTTATCGGTGTTGGAAGATGAGATGGCTCGCCGAGGGCACTACACATCAGTCGCTGCCTGCGCAGGTTCGCAGGCGCGCGGCAGCGTAATGGTGACGGGTGCCGAAACCGTAGAACCGGACCGCTTTTCCACGCGCAATGCCGAACATCACGCCCGCATCCTCGAGTTCTTGAACTCCCCGCAGCATCACGCGCTGCCGTTCGATCTCATCCACGACAAAAGCGGCAGCTTCTGGCCTCGTGCCGCGGAATCCGAAATTCCGGTGCTGGCGACCCTTCATCTGCCTCGGCATTTCTATTCCGAAGAGGTATTCCGCAAAGTCCCAAAGAACGTGATGTTCAACTGCGTCTCTGCTGCACAGTACCGCAGTTTCCAAAATGTTCTGCACGTCATCGGGGTAATCGAGAATGGAATCCATGTTCACCGCTTTCCGTTTATTACCGAGAAACAGGATTACCTGCTTTGGCTGGGAAGAGTCTGCGAGGAGAAAGGACCACACCTCGCGATCGAGGTGGCGCGCCGAACTGGCCTTCCGCTGGTGATGGCGGGGCAGGTGTATCCGTTCTCGTATCACCAGACGTTTTACAACGCGAAGATCAGGCCGCACCTCGCCAGCCTGCATCCGACTATTTCATTCCGGGAGACTCCCACATTCCAGACGAAAGCGCGCCTGCTCAGCCGAGCACGCGCGTTGCTTGTACCCAGCCTGGTGAACGAAACTTCGTCGCTGGTTGCCATGGAAGCCATGGTATGCGGCACTCCGGTCATTGGTTTCCGACGGGGCGCATTGCCGGAAGTGGTAATAGATCGACTGACTGGCTTCATCGTGGACGACGTGGACCAAATGGTGGAAGCGGTCTGGAATGCCGATCAGATCAACGCGCACGCGTGCCGAACGCACGTAGAGTCGAATTATTCGTCGACGCGCATGGCTGCGCAGTATGAAGAGCTTTACGAGCGAATTCTCGCGAGCCGGGAATCGCCGCGAACTCAGGCCGCCTAGACAGCAACCGCCTTCACCAGACCCAAGTCGCTGGCAATCTTCTGGAGTTTCGCCTTCGTTTCTTTCTTCGCGGGAAGCATGGGCAGACGGTAGTTCTCCTCGACCTTGCCCATCATCGCGAGCACGGCTTTCACCGGAATCGGATTCGATTCCAGGAAGTTCGCCTGCATCAACCCAAGATATTTGCGCTGGATACTTCGAGCTCTATCCCAGTCGTTGGCGAGCGCCGCTCGAGTCATCTCGGCCATTTCTTTCGGTATCTCGTTCGATACCACCGAAATGATTCCGACTCCGCCCAGCGAAATCACCGGCAGCGTGACAGCATCATCTCCGGAAAGAACGGCAAAGTCGGACGGCACTGCGCTGCACACTTCGGCAATCTGGGTAATGCTGCCGCTCGCTTCTTTCACGGCGATGATGTTCTTCATCTCCGCTAGACGTGCAAGCGTGGCCACCTCGATGTTCGCTGCCGTGCGTCCGGGAACGTTGTAAAGCACCAGCGGCTTGTCGACAGCTTCGGCGATAGCCTTGAAATGTTGGTACTGACCTTCCTGGGTCGGCTTGTTGTAATACGGCGAGGCGGTCAGGATGGCATCCACGCTCTTCCGCGATGCGACTTCCTTTGCCTTGGAAACCGCTTCTCTTGTGGAGTTTGAAGTCGCGCCGGCAACAATCGGCACTCGGCCATTCACGACTTCAATTGTGACGTCGATGACATGCAGCCACTCGTCATGCGAGAGCGTGGGTGTTTCACCTGTCGTTCCGCAGGGAACGAGGAAGTCAATCTTCGATGCCACCTGCCATTCGACCAGCGCCCGCAGCGCCTTTTCGTCGATCGAACCATCCGCTTTGAACGGAGTTACCAGTGCAGTGCCGCATCCACGCAGTTTCAACATAGCTACCTCAACTCTCGCCAGACGTCCTTAAAGTCGTAAAACCCACGCTTGTCGTGGATCCACTCCGCTGCCTTGACGGCTCCTTCTGCGAAGCCACGCCGCGACTTCGCCGAATGCGAAAGAAGCAGGGAATCGTTCACAGAGTCTAGCCGGATCTCGTGATCACCGACGATGTTGCCTTCACGAACCGATTCGATCTCCAGCACCTTTCCTGAGCCTGCTTTCAGGACATTGTTGATAGCCACTGCCGTGCCGGAAGGCGCGTCTTTCTTCTGGACGTGATGGCGTTCAATCATGTGGCCCTCGTATCCGAGGTTCAGGGCGGGTGCAACGGCGCGTGCTATTTCGAAAAACAGGTTCACGCCTACTGAAAAATTCGCGCCGAAAACGAAGCCGGTCTCGTATTTCTGCACCAGTTTGCGCACATGCTGCATGTGTTCGTACCAGCCTGTGGTTCCCACAACCATCCGGGTACCCACGCGAACGCAGGCTTCGATGTTGCCCAAAACCGCTGAAGGCGCTGTGAAATCGATAGCGACATCGATATTCGAAAGCGCTTCCGGACGCACCGCCGTACCGCCCACGTTTTCGAATTCGTCTACCGCCCTGACGTTATGTCCGCGCTCGCGTGCGATCTCCTCCACGAGCGATCCGGTCTTTCCACGGCCAAGAACGAGTATGTTCATGCGTATGCGAATACTTCAGGATCAGGATCCGCGAAAAAGATATCGTGCAACTGGCGAACCGCACGAGGGACGTCACTCTCTTCAATCACAAAAGTGATGTTAATCTCCGACGCGCCCTGCGAGATCATCCGGATATTAATGTCGGACACCGCACTGAATACTTTCCCGGCAACACCGGGCGTCTCTCGAAGGTTCTCGCCGACCAGGCAAACGATAGCTTTGCGGCCTTCGTATTTTACGTCGCCCAGCTTTTGCAGGTCGGTAGCAATCGCAGGAATCGCCTCGTTCGAGTCCACTGTCAAGGAGACGCTCACCTCCGAAGTCGAAACCACATCGACAGGGCAACGATGCCGGTCGAAGACTTCAAATATTGACCGCAGAAACCCGTGCGCTCCGAGCATGCGTGTCGCCACGATATCAATGATGGTGATCCGCTTCTTGGCTGCGATCGCTTTGAATGGATTGCGACAGTGTGGTGCTCGCGCGGTAATCACCGTGCCTTCGTTCGAAGGGTTACGTGAATTCAATACCAGCACCGGGATGTTCTTCTGCACCGCCGGCAGCAGCGTCGAAGGATGCAGGACCTTCGCTCCGAAATAGGCCAATTCGGCTGCTTCTTCGAAGCCGATGTTTTTGATCCGCAGTGCGCTTGGACACATGTTGGGATCGGTGGTCTTCATGCCGTCGACGTCGGTCCAGATCTCGATGCGTTCTGCGTCAAGTCCGGCACCTACGATAGCGGCGGAAAAGTCCGAACCACCTCGGCCAATCGTCGTCGGAATGCCGTCTTTTGTGGAGCCGATGAACCCGCCCATCACAGGCACAAAGCCCTTGTCGAGGGCGGGTTTGACGATCTCTTTCAGGCGGTCGTTGATCTCATCGAACTGCGGGACAGCTTTGGTGTAGGTATTGTCCGTCACAATCACCTGGCGTGAATCGATGCGAATCGATTTCATGCCCCTGGCTTCGAATCCGGCGGCCACGATCTTCGCATTCACTCGCTCACCGAAGGACAGTACGTTGTCGGTAGTACGAGGTGTAAGTTCACCAACAGCCGAGATGCCGCGGAGCAGATCGTCCAGACCATTGAAGTCGGCTTCGAGTTCGGCGTGAAGACCGGTAAACGTTGCCGTACCAAGCAATTCGCTGACGGCTTGGTAATGACGTTCCCGTGCAGCGAGGGAAAGCCCGAGGGCTTTTTCCTTGTCCCCCGAACCTGCGGCGTTTGACATCGCGACCAGTTGATCGGTGAACTTCGACATCGCGCTCACCACCACCACAGGCCTGTCGGCCAGCCGCGAAGAGACGATCTTCGCAACACGATCAATTGCAGAAGCACTCTCAACGGAGGTTCCGCCGAATTTCATGACGATCATGTGGGCGATGTCCTAGTCGAGGTATCCCTGGCACTTCAGCAGTTCGGCGTTCAGCAACGCAGCGCCCGCTGCACCGCGAATCGTGTTATGCGACAGCACCGTGAACTTCCAATCAAACAATCCGCACGGGCGCAAGCGGCCTACGCTGGTGGCCATGCCGGCACCGCGATCAAGATCGAAGCGCGGCTGCGGACGATCCGGCGATGCATCGTATACCACCGCCTGTTGTGGAGCCGTCGGCAGCTTCTTTTCCTGTGGAATGGCACTGAACTTGTTCCACGTTGCGATGATTTCTTCCGCCGAGGCTGTCTTCGCAAGCTTTACTGAAACCGATTCCGTATGTCCGTCTTCCACCGCCACGCGGTTGCATTGTGCGCTGATGCCGATCGGCGCCGGCTTGAACGAATATCCGTTCACCGAGCCGAGGAGTTTCAGCGTCTCCTCTTCCATCTTCTCTTCTTCATTTTTGATGAAGGGGATCACGTTTCCAATGATGTCGAGCGAAGCCACGCCCGGATAGCCGGCGCCACTCACGGCCTGCATCGTCACAACGAAAACCTTCTCCAGTCCGAAGGCGAGTTGCAAGGGCTTAAGCGCGATAACGAGGCCGATCGCCGAACAATTCGGATTGGTGACGATGAAACCTTTGGAGTCCTTGAACCACTTCTGTCTCTCCAGCACGCGCACGTGATCGGCGTTCACTTCTGGGATCACTAGCGGAACATCCTCCTGCATGCGGAAAGCGCTGGAATTCGAGACCACAGCGCATCCGGCGGAGGCGAAGGCAGGTTCAATCTCGCGCGCAAAAGCCGCATCCAGCGCGGCAAAGATCACCTTGGGAGCGCCTTCAGGGCTAGCGGAGGAAACAGTCATATCCGCCACCTTGGCCGGAATCGCGGTCTTCAATCTCCACTTCGCTGCCTGCGCGTACGGCAAGCCCGCTGAACGATCCGATGCAGCTAACCAGGCGACTTCAAACCACGGGTGGTTCTCGAGCAGTTGGATGAACCGCTGCCCAACCACACCCGTTGCGCCAAGAATTCCAACAGGTATTTTTCTACTGTGAGTTTCCATTTACAGTCCTACAGTTTTGTTCTGGATTCTATCATTCCGGTAATCCCACTTTTTCTTCCATAAGCAAAACTTTCAGGAGCATTCATTGCAGATTTCGAGGAAGGAGTGTGTCCCGAATTAGTGGCGGGTGGGGGAATGCTGTGAATTTAATGATGCGCGACGGAACGCGCTCGTTGCGCTTCTTCAGAACGATGTCCAGTGAAAGGACGTACGCGCACAAAGTATTCATCGAGCAGAACACCGAGTACAGCTGCGGTCGGAACGGCGATCAGCGCACCGATCATTCCGGCCAGGGATCCGCCGATGAACAGAGCAATGATCACCGCCAGCGGCGGAAGGTCAACGCTCATTTTCATGATCTTCGGCACCAGGATCGCATTTTCAATCTGCTGGTACAGGAAGTAGAAACCGACAACTCCCAGGAACTTCGACCATGAATCCAGGGCTGCGATCGAACTGCTCATGACGAAGGACAAGAACGGACCCGCGAACGGAACTATGTTCAGGACTCCTGCCATCACGCCTAGGAAAAGTGCGTACTTCACGTGCATCAACCAGAACGTGATCCCGGCGGAGACTCCGAGGATCAGCATGAGCAATCCTTGGCCTACCAGCCAGTGCCGGATCCGCTGCTCTGCGCGCAACATGGTCGATCGCAAACGCCCACGTTGCGGCTCACTGAAGAAGGACAGGAACCAGTAGAAGAGGCTCTGGCCGTCGAGGATGAAGTACGCCGTCAGGATCATCCAACTGAAGAGCATGAACAATCCAGTTGCAAGGCCCTTGAAAAGGCCAACTGTTCCTCCCGCGGATTCGCTCAGTTGATTGCCCAGTGCATTCGGATCGAACGTCGGCAGAAGCGGGAATCGATGGAGTTTCTCATTGACCTCAGCGATTCTCTGCGGCAGATACGTGGATGCCGACAACAGATCGTTATACATGGGCGGCACAGCAAAGATCAGGAACGACCCGAATCCGACCGTTGCGATCACGATGATGATCAGGATGGCGGTTACGCGATCCGGCCACCAGTGCCCGATGTGAATTTTGCGGATGGCGTCGATCGCCGGGCTCAGCACCACGGCGAATAGCGCACTGACAAAAATCAGCATTAGTACTTCACGCGCGGCCCATGCAAAACCAAGCAGCACCAACAACCCGATGGTGAAAATGATGTCCGACCGGAGCGAGCGCACCTTGGGCGGGGAACTGTGTTGGTCGTAGTCTGGCATGGAATTGTGCGTGATTGTACTCATAGTTCCCAGCGCTTGGAAATAACGAAAGGGAAAGACCGCAAAAAAGAAAAGCCGGATCGAATCCGGCCTCTCGGAACCCCGTTTTGCTAATCGCGGTAGATTTCCGTTCTCTCTGCCTCGATCGCAATTTTCTGGATCTTGTAGCTCTCATCCACCCAGACGATCCAGTCGTTCTCTTCCATGTGGAGATCGAACCTGGAGAGCTCGCGGTCAACACCTTTGATCGCCAATTTTTGCTGGCCTGCGTAGGAGATGGTTACCTGGGATGACATCTGCGCTCGCGGAATGATCACCCCGAATTTAGTGGGCGTGAGCTGACATCCAGCCTCCCCAGGCTTGGGACGGCACTGGCCGGCCAGATACCTCCACAGCAGAAGCTGTCTCTGGCTGAAGAAATAGTCATCCAGGATGAGCGTAGATGTCGGAAGAATGAATGGCTGCTCGGTCGATTTGCCCTGGTTGATTGTCACCTTCTCGATGAGGAACTCATCCTTGGGTTCCACCACTGCCGTTCCCTGGTCCTTTTCGCTCCACTCGTAGCGCTGCAAGTCTCCGGACGGCGACAGCCGCAATTCGGCGTTTTGCGGGTTCTTCGCCTCTTCCAGCTTGAACTCTGACTTCAGCAGGCTGTACTCCGGCGTCTGGGAGATTTCGAACTTTTCGCTCGCCATTCGCTTGCCGTTTACATAAACGCCGAACACCCCGGAATCCACGAGTTTCGCGGCAGATTCATTCTTCTTGGGTTTACCGGCAAAGGCCGAAACAGATAGAAACAAGAGTACGACGACGAGGCTAGTGACTCTCTGGTACTTCGGAAACTTCATCACACCATCCCAACCGCGAAATAACTTCGTTAACGATTTCGCGGACCGCCTTTCCGGCGGTTTGCACACGATGATCTGCCTTCATGTAACCAATTCGCCGCTGTTCATACAATTGGCGAAAATGGTTCTCATCGTGCGCCAGCGGCCGAATCGTTTTCTCCGATCGGCATCGCAACAACAGGGTATCAATTGGCGCGTCAAGAAACACGCACGGAATAGAACAACGGTGAATCACCTCAAGGTTTGCAGGCTGTACGAATGCGCCGCCTCCCAAGGCGATCACCTCAGGCCTATCGGGTGTTTGTTGGAGCAGGTGCGTAAGGCATTCCGTCTCGCGTCGCCGGAATCCCGCCTCGCCTTCTTCGGCGAAGATCTCGGGAATGGTTTTTCCGGACGACTTGACGATCACCTCGTCGAGGTCGACAAAGCGTAGATTGAACCGCAGCGACATTTCTTGGCCGACAGTAGTCTTACCGGCGCCCATGAAGCCCACAAGCAAAACGGCCCGGGGATTTCCCAGGCCGGTCGATGATCTCGTATTGTCGCCGTTAATCAGGTCGCGTCCTGCGCAGTGAGGGATGAAACGGATTCTATCAGCTCGCAGAGCACAACCGCTTCGCTGTCGACGTCAGAACGACGTGTTCAGGAACATTCTCGACAGGAGCGCGGAAATTGCCGGTATCGAAACCCAGGCAATTTTCTTCTCACCGGCGAATCCTAGAAGTCGCCCCCTTGCGCGAGCCGGCTTTACCAAGCCTTCGCGCTCGAGAGAACCTTGGATGTTCTCCCACACGGCTGGACTTGGGTCATGCATCGGCAGAAGCAATTTTGCTTGCTCCGCGATGTAACGCAAGTCGGTGACCAGGTCCGAGCAGACAGCGCATTCCTTCAGGTGCGTTTCTTCCTCGGCGTTTCCCCCGGTTTCGATGATGTACGGCAGAACTTTCTGGAATTCTGCACAGTTCATTGGCTTCCTCTCCCCGATCACTCCACGCGCCGGCTTCATCGTCTTAAGGC is from Terriglobales bacterium and encodes:
- the lysC gene encoding lysine-sensitive aspartokinase 3, which encodes MIVMKFGGTSVESASAIDRVAKIVSSRLADRPVVVVSAMSKFTDQLVAMSNAAGSGDKEKALGLSLAARERHYQAVSELLGTATFTGLHAELEADFNGLDDLLRGISAVGELTPRTTDNVLSFGERVNAKIVAAGFEARGMKSIRIDSRQVIVTDNTYTKAVPQFDEINDRLKEIVKPALDKGFVPVMGGFIGSTKDGIPTTIGRGGSDFSAAIVGAGLDAERIEIWTDVDGMKTTDPNMCPSALRIKNIGFEEAAELAYFGAKVLHPSTLLPAVQKNIPVLVLNSRNPSNEGTVITARAPHCRNPFKAIAAKKRITIIDIVATRMLGAHGFLRSIFEVFDRHRCPVDVVSTSEVSVSLTVDSNEAIPAIATDLQKLGDVKYEGRKAIVCLVGENLRETPGVAGKVFSAVSDINIRMISQGASEINITFVIEESDVPRAVRQLHDIFFADPDPEVFAYA
- a CDS encoding cation:dicarboxylase symporter family transporter — encoded protein: MKRQLLFAALATLALAGLLQSATYLGLLALPHSVLFAARWVFLATFIAYGVVRRNLTTWIVVSMFVGAEIGHDWPGIATNLRVLSQIFLQLIKTIIAPLLFATLVSGIAGHADLKKVGRMGIKAIIYFEVVTTIALFIGLAAINISKAGVGVQLPQIASETLPTTKHTASEIILHIFPENLAKSVAEGQVLQVVVFAIIFGIGLAMVREDKRRPMLAFTDSLAEVMFKFTNIVMLFAPFGVGAAIAYTVGHTGLGVLVNLAKLLATLYIALIIFIFGVLLPIAFWFRVPIRKFAKAVAEPASIAFGTSSSEAALPRAMEAMEGIGVPRKIVAFVMPTGYSFNLDGSSLYQSLGAIFVAQVAGIHLSFGQQLLLLLTLMLTSKGTAGVSRASIIILLGTVGSFGLPTEPVFILLGIDQLMDMARTTVNVIGNCLATVVVAKWEGEYPAAPNNALASTGAS
- the dapA gene encoding 4-hydroxy-tetrahydrodipicolinate synthase; translation: MLKLRGCGTALVTPFKADGSIDEKALRALVEWQVASKIDFLVPCGTTGETPTLSHDEWLHVIDVTIEVVNGRVPIVAGATSNSTREAVSKAKEVASRKSVDAILTASPYYNKPTQEGQYQHFKAIAEAVDKPLVLYNVPGRTAANIEVATLARLAEMKNIIAVKEASGSITQIAEVCSAVPSDFAVLSGDDAVTLPVISLGGVGIISVVSNEIPKEMAEMTRAALANDWDRARSIQRKYLGLMQANFLESNPIPVKAVLAMMGKVEENYRLPMLPAKKETKAKLQKIASDLGLVKAVAV
- a CDS encoding dihydrodipicolinate reductase C-terminal domain-containing protein, whose amino-acid sequence is MNILVLGRGKTGSLVEEIARERGHNVRAVDEFENVGGTAVRPEALSNIDVAIDFTAPSAVLGNIEACVRVGTRMVVGTTGWYEHMQHVRKLVQKYETGFVFGANFSVGVNLFFEIARAVAPALNLGYEGHMIERHHVQKKDAPSGTAVAINNVLKAGSGKVLEIESVREGNIVGDHEIRLDSVNDSLLLSHSAKSRRGFAEGAVKAAEWIHDKRGFYDFKDVWRELR
- a CDS encoding glycosyltransferase encodes the protein MAYRSLRRPSDSVHPRRILYVAYPLLPVSHESCGGAEQMLSVLEDEMARRGHYTSVAACAGSQARGSVMVTGAETVEPDRFSTRNAEHHARILEFLNSPQHHALPFDLIHDKSGSFWPRAAESEIPVLATLHLPRHFYSEEVFRKVPKNVMFNCVSAAQYRSFQNVLHVIGVIENGIHVHRFPFITEKQDYLLWLGRVCEEKGPHLAIEVARRTGLPLVMAGQVYPFSYHQTFYNAKIRPHLASLHPTISFRETPTFQTKARLLSRARALLVPSLVNETSSLVAMEAMVCGTPVIGFRRGALPEVVIDRLTGFIVDDVDQMVEAVWNADQINAHACRTHVESNYSSTRMAAQYEELYERILASRESPRTQAA
- a CDS encoding 2,3,4,5-tetrahydropyridine-2,6-dicarboxylate N-succinyltransferase, translated to MHPLQAGIERLYALGPEARNVSGARGVFGDFRDALSKGEIRAAEKVDGEWRVNIWVKQGILLGFRIGELMEMGCEDLSFVDKDTFPVRQFRIEDRIRIVPGGSSVREGAYVAPSVICMPPMYINVGAYVDEGTLVDSHALVGSCAQVGKRVHISAAAQVGGVLEPINASPVVIEDDVLIGGNCGVYEGTQVRARAVLGAGTVLTRSTPLFDLIKGEIYRSSHDQCLVVPEGAVVVPGSRAVSKGKGQEWGLSLYAPVIVKYRDEKTDRGVELEDLLR
- a CDS encoding PIG-L family deacetylase; this translates as MAHPDDEAVGCGLLLQQMTDPIVIFATDGAPRAQFFWRDHESRESYARLRAQEARSALACVGVEHFHFLHDANVVADQELFLNLECAFGALARVIETELPDAILTLAYEGGHPDHDACSFLAAAAGVKFELPIWEMPLYHRRNGSLERQSFLAGEGIQVLATADTVARKQAMFAEYASQAQVLCDFACETEVVRPAPIYDFSRNPHDGELNYEAWQWPMRGEDLCRAFEKFLHPSETIVRKREWRTAA
- the asd gene encoding aspartate-semialdehyde dehydrogenase; this translates as METHSRKIPVGILGATGVVGQRFIQLLENHPWFEVAWLAASDRSAGLPYAQAAKWRLKTAIPAKVADMTVSSASPEGAPKVIFAALDAAFAREIEPAFASAGCAVVSNSSAFRMQEDVPLVIPEVNADHVRVLERQKWFKDSKGFIVTNPNCSAIGLVIALKPLQLAFGLEKVFVVTMQAVSGAGYPGVASLDIIGNVIPFIKNEEEKMEEETLKLLGSVNGYSFKPAPIGISAQCNRVAVEDGHTESVSVKLAKTASAEEIIATWNKFSAIPQEKKLPTAPQQAVVYDASPDRPQPRFDLDRGAGMATSVGRLRPCGLFDWKFTVLSHNTIRGAAGAALLNAELLKCQGYLD
- a CDS encoding VWA domain-containing protein; translated protein: MSVSNWTRTLRFALIACISITVMPGLELRGQVPPQPSIAALNNTEAFTEDSFTYKKRVDEVQLLFTVVDRKGRFISNLTMHDFEVLDDHRPPERIHTFEQESLRVVLLIDISGSVNYRFKFEKEAANAFFKKILRPAVDKAMVVGFNQKPHLEQGFTNDLKKLTNALQNLKVEGDTALYDAVVFASEQLRKQPELGTRNIIVLISDGVSNGDHAIMRDAQEAALRAEAPIYALSSNDSTEYTQGEAVLALLSRFTGGELLSAYRDEEVARAFKKVEQALRSQYVLAYKPAEFQSDGRYRTLSLNSRNPKLRVECRKGYFAPRD